One region of Oryza glaberrima chromosome 7, OglaRS2, whole genome shotgun sequence genomic DNA includes:
- the LOC127780950 gene encoding probable rRNA-processing protein EBP2 homolog, producing MARLAAEDPLVRDEAILDDDDDDDVDTDEEESESEDDSGEEFHAEPSKKAVYNKEGILEKLEDIAWPENVDWRHKLTIEHDQGEKVDVNDDLARELAFYTQALDGTRQAFEKLQSMKVRFLRPADYYAEMVKTDAHMHKIKGRLLSEKKKIEEAEERKKAREAKKRAKEVQAQKEKERAKQKKEQIESVKKWRKQRQQGGFAKGNDDGPDLNFEGDEGFKQSKKKRPGVSPGDRSGGLAKKGKQGKNRKSRDSKFGHGGRKGLKKQNTAETTNDFRGFNQMDKSQNKRRKMG from the coding sequence ATGGCAAGGCTTGCAGCTGAAGACCCATTGGTTCGCGATGAAGCCAtattggatgatgatgatgatgatgatgttgataCCGACGAGGAAGAGTCCGAGTCGGAAGATGATTCAGGGGAGGAATTCCATGCCGAGCCTTCCAAGAAAGCTGTCTACAACAAGGAGGGGATCCTGGAGAAGCTCGAGGACATTGCGTGGCCGGAGAATGTGGACTGGAGGCACAAGCTCACTATCGAACATGACCAGGGGGAGAAAGTCGATGTGAACGACGATCTTGCTCGTGAGCTTGCGTTCTACACGCAGGCTTTGGATGGTACGAGGCAGGCCTTTGAGAAGTTGCAGTCTATGAAGGTCCGGTTTCTCAGGCCGGCTGATTACTATGCTGAGATGGTTAAGACCGACGCTCACATGCACAAGATCAAGGGGAGGCTCTTGTCTGAGAAGAAAAAGATTGAGGAGgctgaggagaggaagaaggcgagAGAGGCCAAGAAGAGGGCGAAGGAGGTGCAGGcacagaaagaaaaggagagggcCAAGCAGAAGAAAGAACAGATTGAGTCCGTCAAGAAGTGGAGGAAGCAGAGGCAGCAAGGGGGCTTTGCCAAGGGAAATGATGATGGGCCAGATCTGAATTTTGAAGGTGACGAAGGGTTCAAGCAATCAAAGAAAAAGAGGCCTGGTGTTTCTCCTGGTGATAGGTCTGGTGGTCTTGCTAAGAAGGGTAAACAGGGAAAGAACAGGAAATCAAGGGATTCCAAGTTTGGGCATGGTGGTCGGAAAGGGCTGAAGAAGCAAAACACTGCGGAGACGACAAATGACTTCAGAGGATTCAACCAGATGGACAAGTCACAAAACAAGAGGAGAAAAATGGGTTGA